Within the Clarias gariepinus isolate MV-2021 ecotype Netherlands chromosome 27, CGAR_prim_01v2, whole genome shotgun sequence genome, the region ATAGAACATTCCAAGAGACTAAGCTCTGAATGACACCAGTCATTTCCAATGAGAGAGATAAATTTACAGTTTGCACTCACAgcccatttttttaaacaatattgaCAAACTTAACAACACACTAATCTAATTAGATTGATGTCTATTGAATAACTATTgatgcaaaatattaatttcataCACCTCAGTGATACTGTCAGAATCACAATGCCAACATTTTACATACCCTTTAATGTtatgaaaaataccacaaaacccagacaaatattaactttgaattgtattacaaaagtaactaaaatacaagcaaactaaaataaaaaaaaaaaacactctgctTTTACTTTTTTGCTACTACAATTTGCCTACAGTGGAAGCACACATCTATGTGAATGaacaaaagacttttaaaaactgtGGCTGTGACTGAGATTAGTTAACATTATGAAGCTTACAGTCAAATGGTCAAATTAGCAAAACTTGAATAATGTTTTTCCAAACAGCTCTCTTGCTGAGCAGATATCTCAATGAAACAAgtgcaaattcattactttagtAGAACTATTAGATGTAAATTGAAGTGTTactcaccatgaaattttgtttatattgagttTGGTTAGCCCATAAGTCTGCTAACACACAATCTTACCACTGGAACACGTCCAGGCATAGGGGGTAggatataacttaaaaaaattaacttattatgccaactttttaaagttaagacaacttaaattttgttttttaacccattaacaattaaattcgagtttaaattacatgcaaaattaagttaatataattaccagcattattatttgatcacaacttataaaaataaagtttgcaaCTTAGAAAGTTCatctaaatcaattaattagaaTGTTTAACTTGCATCCATGTATTAAATCAAGTAGTGGTAAAAGGTCCTCTGAGTTAGTTTTTAGAGTGTATTATTAGGGAAGAGTACGGCGTAGTTGAGATCATCACAGTAATACCAtcaaataatatgaataaaaataggCCTTACCTTTAAACCCTAAAGAACTGGAAATGTAAAATAAGTTATTTAGTGTTTAGCTGTTTTCTCTTCCACCTTAAATCCTTTACAGACTGAGACTTTATCAGCTCTGACAGGAATATGGGTCATTCACTGAGCAAATAGAGTCAGGACTTCAAGTCCAGTTCAGTAATCAAAGCCTAGAGAGAATTAGACTAAGTCCCCCCCAGGcataactttattattaaaggattgtaaatatatagtaaatattaaatatctcCTGACATAAGGTTTTGAATTAAAAACTAAGCTTTACGCACCATGTGTGGAAGCTGCAGCAGGTTCCGGATCGATATGGGTAAATCATTCATacacagttctctctctctctctcttacgcacacacacattgcacaaTATGCATGGTTTTTTTGCGCCTGTTTTTGGACAGTCCACATGACAGGTGTACCTTGTCCTCCACTAACAAGTCACGTTAGCCAGTGTCGCccccatcttcttcttcttactactactaataataatgataataataataaagaagatCAAAGGCATGGCCAGTGTAACTCAGTGACTGTGCCAGTCTGAAGCTCACGCGCACTATAAATCCAACTCTTCAACGATGGAACGAGGACACAacgatatacaaataaaatcgtgTTTAATTTAACTGAGTGGTCACGTCTTATGAcagctgtgtgcgtgtgtgtgtgtgtgtgtggagaaagaGAAGCGCAGTGGAGACTAATGAGAGAGAAGCTCCCTGAGCAAGGGCGGCTCTTCAGCTGAAGGCGTTTGTTTGTGCACAATATGGCCAAGTGTGCAgatgttgaaataaaaataaggaacaTCTGGATTGCCTCTGATGATGAGCCGCGCGGCTGACTGTAATTTGTTGCTTTGtggagtcagtgtgtgtgtgtgtgtgtgtgtgtgtgtatttggagAGGTTCTGGTGCGTTGGTTGCTTTCATGTTTAATTTGGCTTTAGTTATTCTTTCCAAAAAAACGTgccattccacacacacacacacacacacacacacacacacagatttacaaGTTTTGATTACGCACACCACTAAGGTATCCAACTTGTGTTTGATTGAATTTATTCCGTCCAGAACAGCATGACTGTTTAGATCATATCCCAGAGGTGACAGGAGGAGATCGTGCCCTCAGAGGTGCCACTGCAgtctttacacacacgcacgcacgcacgcgtgCACGCGCACTCCCGGGGCACTCCGTGCAGCGTCACGTCACCACAATGAGCGCGCCCTACTGAAGGCGCATTCGCTCCGAGGCTCTCCGGGTTCCTCCTCAGCTTCATCCCGGGACCTGAGGACACGATGGAGATCTCCAGCAGCAGTCCATCCAACGCGGTGCTTTTAAACTCCCCGGAGAACGACATGAACGTCTCCAAGACCCTGGACGTTGCCTTGGCGCGCGAGGGCGCGTTGGAGCTGGCGGTACCCGCGCGCGTGGACGTGCCGTTCTGGGACTCGCCGCTCAGCCACGGCCTGAACGTGTTCGTGGGCTTCATCCTGTGCTTCACCATGCTCGGGCTCGGCTGCACGGTGGAGATCAGTCAGATCGGTCAGCATGTGCGCAGGCCGGTCGGGGTGCTGCTCGCCGCCATCTGCCAGTTCGTCATCATGCCGCTGGTGGCCTTCCTGCTGGCCCTCGCCTTCTCTCTGGACGACGTGAACGCCGTGGCGGTGCTGCTGTGCGGCTGCTGTCCGGGGGGCAACCTGTCGAACCTCATGACCCTGCTGATCAACGGCGAGATGAACCTCAGGTAGAAATACACCCTTCTCCATCAAGTGTTtcttctcatcatcatcatcatcatcatcatcaatcagGACAATTAttacttgagaaaaaaaaaaaataataataatatatatatatatatatatatatatatatatatatatatatataattttatttattttacaatgtaaaattaaaagatAGCACAACAGAAAACCTTATTATGagtttgtaataataaaataattatatcagAGACCTGGTGGTCAAACAGGAGCGACAGATAAATTTAGATAACTTCTGAAACACACCTAGCACAGGTACAATGATTTTGTCATGACAGTGTCATTTTTTAAGCATTGGATAtgtgataaaatattttaaagacattAACCGCGAGTACATGCTTCGTAATAAACCTCCAAGATATTTGTAATTACACCTTAAACATATCTTAGGATCCCTGTGGATATCAGCGAGGAACCATCCATATCCACCTACATCTATGTGCTTCCACCCACTGTAATCACACAGGGATCTTTAGGCCATGACACAAAACAAATTCtctcagaattaaaaaaaacaaacaaaaaaaacgttatttttcattttgagatAAAAGAgtttgtaattttaaaaaagtgtcaaataatttaataatatccagaatgtaaataaaatgttacacaaTTTCCAtaatcttttgattttgtatCAGAAAACATCCATATGTGTACATAAAATCTAACTAATAATACACCTactcaaaaaataaatttaaggtttatttatataagtgcataaacattttgtgtgtgtgtgtgtgtgtgtgtgtgttgacagtGTTATAATGACCATCTCGTCCACGGTGCTGGCGCTGCTGCTCATGCCGCTGTGCTTGTGGCTGTACAGTCGCCCATGGATCGACACGCCTGTGGTGCAGTTGCTGCCCCTAGGCGCTGTTACTCTCACAGTGTGCAGCACACTCATCCCAATCGGTCTCGGGGTCGCACTCAGGTCCCGGTACCCCCGCGCTGCTGACATCATGCTCAAGGTAACATCCTACACGTCAGATAGCATAAAGGGCCACATCACAAACCACATGTGAGTTCAAAAGCACTAAatagtttatagtttatagtttTATAGTTTGAGCACCATACACAGGCTTCAGCAATGTGCCCATGGGCGTGTCCATCCTGTAACAGTTTTGGGCCTCTTAGTTTAATGCTACAGAATCCAAAAGCATCCTATATAATATGCATATGTACGATATGCATGTGATGGTCAGGTATCCtctcccacacatacacacatatatagtcTATAATGAAGTTAATGAGTTATAGGCTGAATATTGATCAGGGATTAAGTTTATAaagtaagtgataacaggaagtAACTCATAttacaattaatattaataactaCACTGGCTGATCAAAAAAGGATTGACCTGAATTTAAGTAAGCAAATAGTTAGGAGCCTTTTATTGGAAAGTTACTGAAGTGATGAATATGATCATTATGAAAAATCAATCACAATATAACAGACTTTTATGTTTAAGGAATAAACTTAAGTTTTAAGTCAGTACCCTGAGATTGTGCTGCGTATCAGAGTTTAGTAATGCAGTGATGAAGTAATTAAGTAAACTAGACAGAAGCCTTGGAAAAGAAATTATGTTcagtaaaataaaactgaacaagaGTTCCTTCTTTCCGTTAGTTTTATcaacaaacagcttaaaaagaCCCTGGAGGTCTATAAGAGATAGAGCAAGGGAGGGAACGAAAAAGGGAAGAATAGAGTGATAAAGGGTatcaagatgtgtgtgtgtgtgttgtacacgGTGAAGGGGGAGGAGTGGActataaattaaagtgagtgCATAAAGGCAGGAGACAATGTCACTCTGATGGCTCTGTCCATTTGTCCTCAGTTAAATAGCACATGTCTAGGTCTATACATCTGTCATGGTACACATTTTAATcagggacatttttttttatagattgaATAGAAATATCAAGAGGCAGGTTTAcatcaataaaatacagtatgcataaATCAATCTTATTTGTACTGGCAGAATAGTTTGGATGGTTTTGACCTTTTGTTACATGTTCAGCAAAATGTTTATATTCAAAACAAGATACTAGTACATCAggatatcatttaaaatattaaggcCGGAAAGGAGACTATAGTGATTGTGCATTAAGATAAACTGACCAGAAACAAGAAACTGAATTAATGATACCATCCAGGAGCTGCGATGTAATCAATCTATAAATGGCTCAATTTGGTATGCCAAGAAAGCTAGCAAGCTGTAACAAccacaaccacaacaacaacaacaaaaacaacaataataataataataattataatagtcCTGAGAGATATGATGACATAAAATCAATATCATGATAACCTGCGTCATCagttacagtaaaacctcggattgcgagtaacacagtttgcgagtgttctgcaagacgagcgaagatttttaatacattttgacttgaaaaattagcaagtcttggtttacgagcaccgagtatcatgtatcacgtatgttctttttgttttgatgccgagcgtcacaggatcacaactgagccaacagtttttctctctcttgcgctgcagaattgtgggtataTGTCTCGATTTATatctactttttttaaaggtaaagtgcaggttaattttttctttttatttatattttgagtgttttgaaatacgagcctgcttccggaacaaattaagcttgtaatccaaggttccactgtactatttTTTTGGTTGACATTGTGGGTATTGTAATatcatttgttacatttttattttactatttcattATCAACAACTCATTATACGGTTTCCAATTTGTGAGccttataaaagaaaaaatgtcaaacaaaaatacaaagtgtaaattttttacattctgtgataatttttttggtGTTATGGCCTAAAGATGCCTGAGAGATTACTGTggtatgcacatactgtagaaacCATAAAGATTGATATGGATGTTCTTGTCATGAATGGGGTGTTGTGGcaaggtgttgaacgccgtgggcggaaggagcaggcatagaggcagaggggtggtgttaaccaaaaaaagagtctttaataaaggttaaacaaagtataaataaaagatacaaacaaaggaacaaacaaacttaaaccatacttaactttgtgctaacaggggctctctggcaagacacagacaggggaacaaacacacgtcctgtgacgagacacaggcaggaggaaacacgaaacacgtcctgtggcgagacacaggcaggaggagacacaaaacacgtcctgtggcgagaaacaggcagggggacaaacgtaacaagacacaaacgaggcgtggagctgaaactggacattagagaggacgggagacactagagaggacgggagacactagagaggacaggagacactagagaggacaggagacactagagaggacaggagacactagagaggacaggagacacgtaaagacgagacgagagaccaagagagggacaggacaagggctaaagacatggcaatcagctaggcatggcttttagctaaacatggttaagcattgcttaaccatggcagttagctacacatacacctagctaagcatgtctttagccccaacatgcactaagctatacttacctaatagcttaaacacactagggaataggggcacagaaacacagacaaagactacccagtggctaggcgaggcagccctccaagactaagcgaggcagcactcacaagctagtcgttactccaaagcccggagggaccgcactctaaacctaggcacactgggacgctagggagagaggaaacacagacaagggatacccagtggctaggctaggggaccctcaaaggctaggctaggggaccatcaggggggcagcactgtattgctctgagaagtagagcccctgaagacagtgctgtgttgtcccccaatccgggcggccgatgcagtactggcttttcctccgccgtgccgcggtgggtgcccgacatcgaagccgggtgctggacgctgtgctggggtgtcgctccgaaggcggtgagccttgaataagggctactggacgaaggtggggggcctccacatgaggcctgctggtgttgctgggacctcctcgaggcgctcggcggctgctgctg harbors:
- the slc10a4 gene encoding sodium/bile acid cotransporter 4 is translated as MEISSSSPSNAVLLNSPENDMNVSKTLDVALAREGALELAVPARVDVPFWDSPLSHGLNVFVGFILCFTMLGLGCTVEISQIGQHVRRPVGVLLAAICQFVIMPLVAFLLALAFSLDDVNAVAVLLCGCCPGGNLSNLMTLLINGEMNLSVIMTISSTVLALLLMPLCLWLYSRPWIDTPVVQLLPLGAVTLTVCSTLIPIGLGVALRSRYPRAADIMLKVSLWLMLITLVLLFIMTGVMLGPELIATIPPAVYVVAVLMPMAGYAAGYGLAVLFSLPPNSCRTVSLETGCQNVQLCTAILKLTFPPQLTGAMYMFPLLYALFQAAEAGVIILVYRAYRTEVLRKQDLNEEDDDDTSITYKRMKEEEDGPFDTSYGSVTVNNPNSIELETQGGAKSPTPL